One part of the Polyangiaceae bacterium genome encodes these proteins:
- the nudC gene encoding NAD(+) diphosphatase, whose product MSEWELDRAGLERNASERLESALDAPNTDFVVQWRGRVLVQDSQARVETGKTSLVDAASEIVWLGKLTRDGEARDCFVVDVSPVDEPKQVLGLSGSFADLRLLGDLPTSHFGLLAYARGMLAWHENHPFCAKCGVATRPKKAGHTRICPEGHEHFPRTDPAVMILATRGARCLIARQPGFPQGMFSALAGFVEPGESLEDTVRREALEEVGLEVTNPRYFRSQAWPFPASLMLGFVVDAASDAFRLDDDELEEARWVSRSELAKPEGFFTPPASSLAHHLLGAFARGEV is encoded by the coding sequence ATGAGCGAGTGGGAACTCGACCGTGCAGGTCTGGAACGCAACGCAAGCGAGCGCTTGGAGAGCGCCCTCGACGCGCCGAACACCGACTTCGTGGTGCAGTGGCGAGGCCGAGTCCTGGTGCAGGACTCCCAAGCTCGAGTCGAGACGGGCAAGACGTCGCTGGTGGATGCAGCAAGCGAGATCGTCTGGCTCGGCAAGTTGACGCGCGACGGAGAGGCTCGAGATTGCTTCGTCGTCGACGTGTCTCCCGTCGATGAACCCAAGCAGGTCCTGGGCCTCAGCGGCAGCTTCGCCGACTTGCGCCTGCTCGGTGATCTCCCCACGTCGCACTTCGGTCTACTGGCGTATGCGCGCGGTATGCTCGCATGGCACGAAAATCACCCGTTCTGCGCGAAATGCGGCGTAGCCACGCGGCCCAAAAAGGCCGGACACACTCGGATCTGCCCCGAGGGTCACGAGCATTTCCCGCGTACGGATCCAGCAGTGATGATCCTCGCCACACGGGGAGCTCGCTGCTTGATCGCGCGCCAACCGGGATTTCCGCAGGGTATGTTCTCTGCGCTTGCGGGCTTTGTCGAGCCCGGCGAGTCGCTGGAAGACACGGTGCGCCGGGAGGCCCTCGAGGAGGTCGGCCTCGAGGTGACCAACCCGCGTTACTTCCGCTCCCAAGCCTGGCCATTTCCGGCGTCGCTCATGTTGGGCTTCGTGGTGGATGCCGCGAGCGACGCGTTCCGCCTGGACGACGATGAGCTGGAGGAGGCACGCTGGGTGTCGCGGAGCGAGCTAGCCAAGCCTGAAGGCTTCTTCACTCCTCCCGCGTCGTCCCTGGCTCATCACTTGCTAGGTGCCTTCGCACGCGGCGAGGTCTGA